From a single Nicotiana tabacum cultivar K326 chromosome 8, ASM71507v2, whole genome shotgun sequence genomic region:
- the LOC142163135 gene encoding acylamino-acid-releasing enzyme-like yields the protein MPIADVNDVLAAVDRVIDMGLADPSRIAVLGGSNGGFLVTRLIGQLPDKLAAAPARNPVCNLALMVRTSDIRQFTNKRMWTSGFISADDQSLYEQYAQALKEKGVEVKVMVFSKDTHAIDRPQSDLESFLNIGVWFNNYCK from the exons ATGCCAATTGCA GATGTTAATGATGTGCTTGCTGCTGTAGATCGTGTAATTGATATGGGACTTGCAGATCCATCTAGAATTGCCGTGCTTGGTGGTTCCAATGGTGGATTTTTAGTAACACGCTTGATTGGCCAG TTGCCAGATAAGCTTGCTGCAGCACCTGCAAGGAACCCTGTTTGCAACCTTGCTCTGATGGTTCGTACATCGGATATCCGGCAGTTTACTAACAAACGTATGTGGACCAGTGGTTTCATATCTGCTGATGACCAGTCACTGTATGAACAG TACGCGCAGGCATTGAAGGAGAAAGGAGTTGAGGTCAAAGTCATGGTGTTTTCCAAGGACACTCATGCAATTGATAG ACCACAGTCTGACTTGGAGAGCTTCCTGAATATTGGTGTGTGGTTTAACAATTACTGCAAGTAG
- the LOC107764765 gene encoding CBL-interacting serine/threonine-protein kinase 7-like produces MAAATPPSSASKIRRTSSADGGGSGSIILGKYQLSHLLGRGSFAKVYHARCLNDGTDVAIKVMNKNTTVNASLERVIIGEVSAMHRLNHHPNIIKLHEVMATKTKIYLVMELAPGGDLFSKLSRRGKFSYSTARFYFHQLVSALHFCHQNGVAHRDIKPQNILLDKEGQLKVSDFGLAALSEQFSNSLLQTACGTPAYAAPEIVYRKGYDGAKADAWSCGVIFFSFLAGKLPFDDSSLTKLHLAKHRREFQFPDCVQKPARSIINRLLDPNPTTRLSIEELMELPWFKKSAKKGEESNQKQFSQGIFEIKDCKKEGRMNAFDIISMSAGLDLSVLFEARLNKKEMRFTTTAQVGSIEEKVMKIGKKEGYRVERTKGGGIGLVKGRVALLVEIWEVTVELWLVEIKVVNGGVEFDESHWEVLKEALKDIVVSWYDDGS; encoded by the coding sequence ATGGCCGCCGCTACACCACCATCTTCTGCTTCTAAAATCAGAAGAACAAGCAGCGCTGATGGTGGTGGAAGCGGTTCAATAATTCTCGGAAAATATCAATTAAGTCACCTTCTTGGCCGTGGCAGCTTCGCAAAAGTTTATCATGCACGATGTTTAAACGATGGCACAGACGTTGCCATCAAAGTTATGAACAAAAACACAACCGTGAATGCCTCTCTGGAACGAGTAATCATCGGTGAAGTCTCCGCCATGCATCGACTTAACCATCATCCCAACATTATCAAACTCCATGAAGTCATGGCCACAAAGACCAAAATCTACCTTGTCATGGAACTCGCACCTGGTGGCGATCTTTTCTCCAAGCTCAGCCGCCGCGGAAAATTCTCTTACTCCACAGCAAGATTTTACTTCCACCAGCTTGTCTCAGCTCTACACTTTTGCCATCAAAACGGCGTGGCTCACCGTGATATTAAACCACAAAACATTCTCCTGGACAAAGAAGGCCAGCTTAAGGTCTCTGATTTTGGATTAGCCGCTCTTTCGGAACAGTTCAGTAACAGCCTCCTCCAAACGGCTTGTGGTACTCCAGCTTATGCGGCTCCAGAGATTGTATACAGAAAAGGATATGATGGTGCTAAGGCGGATGCATGGTCTTGTGGGGTAATATTCTTTTCATTCCTTGCAGGAAAACTTCCATTCGATGACAGCAGCTTAACCAAATTGCATCTGGCAAAACATCGTCGTGAATTTCAATTCCCTGATTGTGTTCAAAAGCCTGCACGGAGTATAATAAACCGGCTGCTCGATCCTAATCCAACAACAAGGTTAAGCATTGAGGAATTAATGGAGCTTCCATGGTTTAAGAAATCTGCAAAGAAAGGCGAAGAGTCAAATCAGAAACAATTTAGTCAAGGTATATTTGAAATTAAGGATTGTAAAAAAGAGGGGAGAATGAATGCGTTTGATATAATATCAATGTCAGCTGGGTTGGATTTATCAGTGTTATTTGAAGCAAGGTTGAATAAGAAAGAGATGAGGTTTACAACGACTGCTCAAGTAGGGAGTATTGAAGAGAAGGtgatgaaaattgggaaaaaagaaGGATATAGAGTTGAGAGAACAAAGGGTGGGGGAATTGGTTTGGTAAAAGGGAGAGTGGCATTATTGGTGGAAATATGGGAAGTGACAGTAGAGCTGTGGTTGGTGGAGATTAAAGTTGTCAATGGAGGAGTAGAATTTGATGAATCTCATTGGGAGGTACTGAAAGAAGCGCTGAAAGATATTGTTGTTTCATGGTATGATGATGGGTCTTAA